AAACTGTGCAGTCCCAATTTAAGCCTGATATCAAAGCCAGGGACGCAAATATCTCCTCCCCACTCTGACTAGCTACTTTGTAGCCTTCCACGCCGACCTGTTCACCACCGGAGATGCCCAGGGCCATGTTAAGTTGCCGTTATACCCTGCAATTGGCGTTGTGCTTTTGCTTACCATTGGGGCTAGTAAATCAGGCTTTGGCCACAGGTTTGGGTACCTTTACTTCTAAGGTGCCAGTAGTAATTGAGCAAGAAGAGAAAGATTTAACCCTAGACCCAGATACCGAAGAGATAAAGGCGATCGCCGCCAAAGAATTTTTCCTTAGCCAAGGACAAGTTCCCACCCCTCCCCTACAACCACTGCCATCGGAAGACGATATTCAGGTCCCCCCTACTAGTCCTCCATTGGAACTAGGGCCAGAGTCCTCCCCTCCCAGCGCCGAAGAAGCGGTGGACACCTGTGGTTATAGACCATCTGCTCCTACCAACATAACGCCCATACCTCTGTTACAAGGGTCGGTGGATGGCACTCCCCTCCGGGTGAACCTACTGGGCATGACGGTATTTTCCCCGAAGGAGTTGTTAGCTTTACCAGCCCTACAACCTTGGCAAACTGATCCCCCCAGCGGCACTGCTCCCCTCATCATTGATACGAATTTGACGGCGGCGGAATTTGAAGTTTTATACCAAGGCATAGTAGAGGGCATTACCCAGCTATACATCAATCAGGGTTACATTACTTCCCAGGCGATCGCCAAACCCATTGAACCTGTTAAAAATGGTGAGTTTTTGGAACAACCAATCCAGGTGGTGGAAGGGCAGGTGGAGTCGATCCAAGTACGGGGTCGGGGTCGTTTGCGCCCAGCTTACATTTGCGACCGGGTAGCTCGGGGAGTTCATAGTCCCATCAATGTGGGTCAGTTGGAGGAAAGTCTACGGCTGTTGCAAATTAATCCCATGCTGGAAAAGGTGCAAGCTAGCCTTTTGCCCACCGGAAAAGTTGGGCTGAGCAATTTATCTGTCACGGTGGAGGAAGCTTTCCCCTTCAGTGCCAATCTCAGTTTTGATAACTATTCCCCCATCAGTTTGGGAAGTGAGCGGATCGGCCTTAGCTTGGACTATAAAAATCTCACCGGCCTTGGCGATCGCCTGTCGGGGAGCTATTACGTTTCCACCACTGGGGGTTTGGACATCCTCGATTTTAACTATCAGGTTCCCCTTAATCCCACCGATGGCACTCTCAATCTACGTTTTGTGCCCACCTGGACTAGAATCACCCAGTCCCCCTTCGACGTTTTTGATATCACCGGCAGCAACCCCCTCTACGAAATCAGTTATCGCCAACCCCTCTGGACTTCTTTAACAGATGAATTTGCCCTTAGTTTTGGTTTCCGTTACCAAGACGGTCGCACCCTAGGGCTAAATCGTCCCGATTTGACCAATTTCAGCCGCACCAGCGTGTTTCAGTTTGGCCAGGACTACACCCTGCGCGACCCCAATGGGCTATGGTTTTTCCGCTCCCAAATGAACCTGGGCACAGGACTATTTGATGCCACCACCAATCCCGATCCTCTACCCAGCGGCAAATTTTTTAGTTGGTTGGGACAAGCCCAGCGGCTGCAAAGACTGGATGATAATAACCTGCTCATTGTGCAGGCAGATTTACAACTCACCCCCGATAGTTTGCTACCGGATTATCTGTTCATCATCGGCGGTGGGCAGTCCCTGCGGGGCTATCGACAAAATGCCCGCTCCGCTGACAATGGCGTTCGTCTCTCGGTGGAAAATCGCATCACCTTGGCCAGGGATGGAGATAATAAATCTGTGTTTGAACTCGCTCCCTTTGTGGATTTTGGCGCAGTGTGGAACAGTGCCGGCAACCCCACCCAATTGCCGCCCAATTCTGTGCTGGTGGGGCCTGGATTGGGCCTTATTTGGCGGGATATTTTGGGTATGACCGGTTTGAGCTTCCGGTTTGACTATGGCATTCCCGTGATCAAATTGGATAACCTGACCGGCAATTGGCAAAATGACGGCCTATACTTCCAGCTCAATTACCGCCCTCCCTTTGGCAAGTAACTGAGAGAGGGAGTTTGGGGAACGCCGTGGTTTTTCCCATTTTTCAGAGATGTCCATTTAGAGTTGTCCTCCCTTGCCGGTGCTTTAGCGGGTCAACTTAACCAGAGCGTTCCAACCAATCAGTTGTTGAAAACCACCTACTCAATGGTGATTGTGGTGGGGGAACTATTGTTACTGCTACCGCTGCCGTTGTTCTGATTATTGTCCTGTTGATGACTGCGGCGATATTCCCGATAAAGGCGATCGCGCCATTCAAAAAATGCACTGTAGGCACTGTTATCCGCCAAGCCAGGAATGCCCTTACCCTTCAACTCCTGGGCAATGTTTAAGTAATTTCCGCCGGGGATTTTGATCACCATACTCAATGCCGCCACCGTTAAATCTGCCAACGTTGGGCGATCGCCAATTAGGTAGGGCTGATGTTGCAGAATCAGAGTTAAAGCCTCCAAGTCCTGATGCAAGCCCCGCATGGCTTCCTTGACCGCATCACCACCAAAACCAACGCCACTGCCCAATAGGTCTAACATAGCCGGGGGTACTGCACTGACTAAATTTTTGAAAATGCCTGGGGTTTGTTTGGGCAAAATAGAAGCCCGCAGACCAGGATTTTGGTTCAACGCCCCCACCATGGCAACCCGACCCTTCAGACCAATGGATTCGTCGGCCCATTCTTCCATCAGCAAGCATTGTCCCCGTTGCACCGGATCGTGGGGTAAAAGGGAATTTTCGGGGTATTTACGGTCTAGGTAGAGGGCAATTTCCGTCGAATCTGCAATGACAATGTCCCCATCCTTGAGCACTGGAACCTTTGTTTGTCCAGAAAGACGGAGCAAATCGAGCTGACCAACCCCCGGCACCACTTCCACTGTCCGATAATCCAACCCTTTAAAGTCGAGAATCAGGCGGACTTTTTCCGAATATTGGGACAGTTCAAACTGATGAAGCTCAAGCATGGTAGGAATTTTAGCAGTGGGTGTACAATCGAAGGCAAACTTTGTTTAAAGTCCAACATAACATGACTCTCTCCCTCCCTGGAGCAACCTAGTCTCAGCCAGCCATTACACACAGAATAAATTTCAAACTTACTAATAGTTTTTGTCCTTAATTTTTGATCATCAGCAAGACTTTTATGGACTATTTTTTAGTTTGTGGGTTAGGGTATCTGGGACAACATTGCGTTGTTGCGCTGAAAAAATTTGGCGTTAAGGTAATTGCCATTGAAAAACAGCCACCGCCCCAGTGGGAAATTAAAAATTTAGACCATTACCTAGACCGATTAATTATTGGCGACTGTAGTCAAGCTAATATTTTACTCCAGTTGCCTATTAGTCAAATTCGAGCTGCTTTAATTGTTACCACAGTCGAAAAAATTAATCTTGAAACAGCCATAACCATTCGTACTTTAAATGCTAATACCCGTTTAGTTGTCAGAAGTGTACGGGATAATCTTAATTTTTTATTGAGTAACGAATTAGGGAATTTTATTGCCTATGAACCCAAACATTTGCCAGCCAATGCTTATGCCCTTTCTGCCCTGGGCAAAGAAACCATTAGTCTGCTCAATTTAGGAGGGATAAAAATCAGAATCAATCGCTTGCAAGTTCCCGGTTATCACCATTGGCTCAGCTACAGTTGTGTGGATGAAATTAATAATCGTCACCGCCGTATTCTCAGCCACGATCGGCAGGGCGACTCTCCGTCCCAATCCATTGAGTTTCACTGCTGGCATCCAGAAGCAAAAATTCAGCCCCAGGATACGATTATTTACGTGGAAACAGAGGATAATTATTCCCTTAACAAGGGCTATGGCATTAATCCAAATAGAAAAAAGATTAGTCTAAATTTTCTATATTATCGCAGTTTGATACAGACCAAAATTAGTGACTGGGTCAAAAATTTTTGGGGGCTAAGCCTTAAGCAGCAGGTGGCGAGGGTTGCTATTATCTATGGCTTGGTAGTGTTTCTGCTTTTAATTACGGGAACGGTATTATTCCGCTTCTTTTACCCCGGCACCACCTTGGTTTCTTCCTTTTACGTCACTGCTATTTTACTCTTAGGCGGTTACTCTGACCTGTTCGACTCCTTTGAACCCATATCAACTTTGCCGGAATGGTTACAGTTATTTAGCCTGGCTCTCACTGTTACCGGCACTGCCTTTGTCGGAGTTTTATACGCCCTATTAACCCAGGCTTTATTATCATCTAAATTTCAATTTTATAATAAACGTCCCCCTATTCCCGAAGCTGACCATGTGGTGGTTATTGGCTTAGGTAAGTTAGGTCAAGAAATTACCAAGAAATTGCGGGAATTAAAAATTAATGTGTTGGGATTAACTTTTAATCCTATTACTAGCCAGTCAGATTTTTTAGATCTTCCCTTAATTTATGGCCATAATTTAGTCGATAGTTTACAGTTAGCTAACTTAGAAACCGCCAGTAGTGTCATTGTGGTCACCGATGACGACATTGTTAATATTGAAACGGCGTTACTGACTCAAAAAATTAATCCCCATTGTCAATTAGTAATTCGCACCAATGGCGATACCTTAACCAAAAATCTAGGACGATTATTACCAGAAGCAATTATTATTGATCCCTATGTAGCAGCGGCGGAAGTGTTTACAGGGGCAGCCTTTGGCGAAAACATTCTCGGTTTATCCTGTTGGCAAGAACAGACGGTTTTAGTCACCCAATATTATATTGAAGAACAGGATACGCTCCAGGGTTTATCAATTGCAGAGGTGGCCTATGGTTATGGAGTAGTGCC
The genomic region above belongs to Synechocystis sp. PCC 6803 substr. PCC-P and contains:
- a CDS encoding ShlB/FhaC/HecB family hemolysin secretion/activation protein, whose product is MLSCRYTLQLALCFCLPLGLVNQALATGLGTFTSKVPVVIEQEEKDLTLDPDTEEIKAIAAKEFFLSQGQVPTPPLQPLPSEDDIQVPPTSPPLELGPESSPPSAEEAVDTCGYRPSAPTNITPIPLLQGSVDGTPLRVNLLGMTVFSPKELLALPALQPWQTDPPSGTAPLIIDTNLTAAEFEVLYQGIVEGITQLYINQGYITSQAIAKPIEPVKNGEFLEQPIQVVEGQVESIQVRGRGRLRPAYICDRVARGVHSPINVGQLEESLRLLQINPMLEKVQASLLPTGKVGLSNLSVTVEEAFPFSANLSFDNYSPISLGSERIGLSLDYKNLTGLGDRLSGSYYVSTTGGLDILDFNYQVPLNPTDGTLNLRFVPTWTRITQSPFDVFDITGSNPLYEISYRQPLWTSLTDEFALSFGFRYQDGRTLGLNRPDLTNFSRTSVFQFGQDYTLRDPNGLWFFRSQMNLGTGLFDATTNPDPLPSGKFFSWLGQAQRLQRLDDNNLLIVQADLQLTPDSLLPDYLFIIGGGQSLRGYRQNARSADNGVRLSVENRITLARDGDNKSVFELAPFVDFGAVWNSAGNPTQLPPNSVLVGPGLGLIWRDILGMTGLSFRFDYGIPVIKLDNLTGNWQNDGLYFQLNYRPPFGK
- a CDS encoding glutathione S-transferase family protein; its protein translation is MLELHQFELSQYSEKVRLILDFKGLDYRTVEVVPGVGQLDLLRLSGQTKVPVLKDGDIVIADSTEIALYLDRKYPENSLLPHDPVQRGQCLLMEEWADESIGLKGRVAMVGALNQNPGLRASILPKQTPGIFKNLVSAVPPAMLDLLGSGVGFGGDAVKEAMRGLHQDLEALTLILQHQPYLIGDRPTLADLTVAALSMVIKIPGGNYLNIAQELKGKGIPGLADNSAYSAFFEWRDRLYREYRRSHQQDNNQNNGSGSSNNSSPTTITIE
- a CDS encoding NAD-binding protein; its protein translation is MDYFLVCGLGYLGQHCVVALKKFGVKVIAIEKQPPPQWEIKNLDHYLDRLIIGDCSQANILLQLPISQIRAALIVTTVEKINLETAITIRTLNANTRLVVRSVRDNLNFLLSNELGNFIAYEPKHLPANAYALSALGKETISLLNLGGIKIRINRLQVPGYHHWLSYSCVDEINNRHRRILSHDRQGDSPSQSIEFHCWHPEAKIQPQDTIIYVETEDNYSLNKGYGINPNRKKISLNFLYYRSLIQTKISDWVKNFWGLSLKQQVARVAIIYGLVVFLLLITGTVLFRFFYPGTTLVSSFYVTAILLLGGYSDLFDSFEPISTLPEWLQLFSLALTVTGTAFVGVLYALLTQALLSSKFQFYNKRPPIPEADHVVVIGLGKLGQEITKKLRELKINVLGLTFNPITSQSDFLDLPLIYGHNLVDSLQLANLETASSVIVVTDDDIVNIETALLTQKINPHCQLVIRTNGDTLTKNLGRLLPEAIIIDPYVAAAEVFTGAAFGENILGLSCWQEQTVLVTQYYIEEQDTLQGLSIAEVAYGYGVVPIIYQDKSEDEAIFLPSEDRSLMPGNLLIVLATMAGLQSIEAGDLKPKQWKLKIIKASSKMSVFDGISAIARIAGCSLKIATETMNNLPATLPVKMYHHQATKLKKVLQQNQIESVIEQSLAPIS